Proteins encoded in a region of the Desulfonatronovibrio magnus genome:
- a CDS encoding HepT-like ribonuclease domain-containing protein codes for MSKRSEKAYLLDIQEAIKRTLSYISGLDYSSFARDYKTQDAVIRNLEIIGEATKSLSTDTRLRYSDVPWKSMAGIRDKLIHDYFGVNIDIIWYVC; via the coding sequence ATGTCTAAGCGGTCGGAAAAAGCATATCTTCTGGATATTCAGGAGGCCATCAAAAGGACATTGAGCTATATTTCCGGCTTAGATTACTCTTCATTTGCCAGGGACTATAAAACCCAGGATGCTGTTATACGCAATCTGGAAATCATTGGTGAGGCAACCAAAAGCCTTAGCACAGACACACGCTTGCGCTATAGCGATGTACCCTGGAAAAGTATGGCTGGCATCAGAGATAAACTTATTCACGACTATTTTGGAGTGAACATTGATATCATTTGGTATGTATGT